In the genome of Capra hircus breed San Clemente chromosome 5, ASM170441v1, whole genome shotgun sequence, one region contains:
- the BCDIN3D gene encoding pre-miRNA 5'-monophosphate methyltransferase: MATMPRGNATSLFPRSLPGGRFYTQSLCRSAQARWSPSGLQIPDFRFRGDSEARLRLMAASTEQATGGVEKTAAEEKPRVLEPGAAPFGNFPHYSRFHPPEQRLRLLPPELLRRLFPQSPDTRPILGLDVGCNSGDLSVALYKHFLSLHDGETCLDASRELHLLCCDIDPVLVERAEKECPFPDGLTFITLDFMNQRTRKVLLSSFLSQFGRSVFDIGFCMSVTMWIHLNHGDQGLWEFLAHLSSLCRYLLVEPQPWKCYRAAARRLRKLGLHDFDHFRSLAIRGDMASQIVQILTQDHGMELVCCFGNTNWDRSLLLFRTKQATETHPIPESLIEEGKERNRIRFWRE; encoded by the exons ATGGCGACGATGCCACGTGGCAACGCAACCTCCCTATTCCCGCGCTCGCTCCCGGGAGGCCGCTTTTATACTCAGTCCCTTTGCCGTTCAGCGCAGGCGCGCTGGAGCCCGAGCGGCCTGCAGATTCCAGACTTCCGGTTCCGAGGGGACTCAGAGGCCAGACTGAGACTAATGGCGGCGTCCACGGAGCAGGCCACGGGGGGCGTTGAGAAGACCGCGGCGGAAGAGAAACCGCGCGTTCTGGAACCCGGGGCAGCCCCGTTCGGAAATTTCCCTCATTATTCCCGCTTCCACCCTCCAGAGCAACGGCTCCGCCTCCTACCCCCGGAGCTGCTTCGCCGGCTCTTTCCTCAGAGTCCCGACACAAGGCCGATCCTGGGGCTCGACGTGGGGTGTAACTCCGGG GATCTGAGTGTGGCTCTATACAAACATTTCCTTTCCCTACATGATGGGGAGACCTGCTTAGATGCCTCAAGAGAACTCCATCTCCTCTGCTGCGACATAGATCCAGTCCTGGTGGAACGAGCTGAAAAAGAATGCCCTTTTCCTGATGGTTTGACTTTTATTACCCTGGACTTCATGAATCAAAGGACCCGGAAAGTTCTCCTGAGCTCTTTCTTGAGCCAGTTTGGACGCTCAGTTTTTGATATTGGCTTCTGCATGTCAGTAACCATGTGGATTCACCTGAACCATGGGGACCAAGGCCTGTGGGAGTTCCTGGCCCACCTTTCTTCCCTATGCCGCTACCTCCTTGTGGAGCCGCAGCCCTGGAAGTGTTACCGGGCAGCTGCAAGGCGTCTCCGGAAGCTGGGCCTCCATGATTTTGACCACTTCCGCTCCCTGGCCATCCGAGGTGATATGGCCAGTCAGATTGTGCAGATCTTGACCCAGGACCATGGCATGGAATTAGTATGCTGCTTTGGCAACACCAACTGGGACCGAAGCCTTCTGCTCTTCAGGACAAAACAGGCCACAGAGACTCATCCGATCCCCGAGTCACTgatagaagaaggaaaagaaaggaacagaATAAGATTCTGGAGAGAGTGA